The genomic DNA CCAGGAATTGCGGCAGCTCTACGCCTACAACCCGGAAGGGACGAGTAATGAGGCATTCCGCGAAACGGGAACGAGCTGGCTTCTGGCAGCTAGGGAGGAATTGGGCAACGACTGGAACGATGAAGTTGAGCAGAACCTCGATCCGGATAACGTGGTGAAACTGGAGGGTAGCTATCCGAAAGCCGCCTGTTCGCGCCGCCCCAATGACGTGATGATGGGCGTGCTGGTGGATGGAGACGGCAAAATTGTGCAGGAATCCCTGCCGCCCGCAATTCTTCAGAGTTCGGGATACGGCATTTTTAACCAGCTTGCTCTGGAAGCCCTGAGCGCCCACGAATTTGAGGCAAAAGGCAAGACGCTGCCCTACTATGTGCAGGTGACGTTTAATCCTTCGGAAGCCTGTCCCGCAGGTACCACGCCCCAGCAACCAGAGCAAGCCCAGGAAGCCCCAGCCTCCTAAATTCAAGAATCTAACGATCGGGGTATGACGGCATTTCGGCGATCGCGGTATTTGTGAGGGTAATCGCGGAATCTCCCTTTTCCTCCGCCGTTCCTCGCCACTGTGGTCATTCTAGATACTCCGTTTGAGGCGCATCTTCGTGCCATTGCCGATCGTCTGTTTTCTTTGATCGATCGCTTTTCCCAGGCGAAAGTGCTGGTGATTGGCGATCTGACGCTGGACGAATTTTTGACGGGACAGGTGGAGCGAGTCTCGCGGGAAGCCCCGGTGATGATTCTGCGGCACGAGCAGACGGAACGCACCCCTGGCGGCGGAGCCAATGCGGTCTACAACCTGGCAAAGCTGGGGGCACAGGTGCAGGCAGTCGGTCTGGTGGGAGACGATGAGCAGGGCATCGCGCTCAAGAACTTATTTGCCCAAGCGGGCATCGATACAGCGGGGATTTTTGTCGATCCCGATCGCCCCACCGTTACTAAAACCCGGATTTCCGGTCATGCTCGCCAGTCGGTGACGCAGCAGATTGTCCGCATCGATCGCAAATCCGATCGGATTCCTGCTCTGGAGCTTCAGCAGCAGCTCGCCGCCTACATTCGCCAGTACGTTCATTTTGTAGATGCGGTGGTTTGCTCGGACTATGGCGACTACACCCTCAGCCAGCCCGTGATTGATGCGGCGCTGTTCCATCCCTACACCGTCGTCGATGCCCAGCATTCCCTCGATCGCTATCGGGGCGCGTTTTTGTTTACGCCCAACCTGCCGGAAGCGGAGAAAGCCGTAGGCTACGAAATTACCGACGATCAAACGCTCAGCCGCGCCGGACGGGATTTGCTGGAGCGCACCAAAGCCAAGTTTATTCTGATCACGCGAGGCGATGCCGGAATGACCCTCTTCGATCGATCGGGCGTGGAGCAAACCATTCCTGCCTTTAACCGCACCGAAGTCTTTGATGTAACGGGCGCAGGGGATACGGTCGCTGCTGCTCTGACGCTGGCACTCACCGCAGGCGCATCACCCTGGGAAGCCGCAATTCTGGGAAATCTGGCAGCCAGTCTAGTTGTGCGGCAGTTTGGCACGGCAACCACGACTCAGGCGGCAATGCAGGCTACCCTGAAGGATATTCTGAGCGGAACTCAGGAAGCTCGGATTACGGAACCGCTGCGCGAACGGGCTGCTTCTCCTGAGACATTCAGAAATATTTGAGTTCGATTAGCCGTAGACCTGTGACCAGGTGGTAAGG from Leptolyngbya ohadii IS1 includes the following:
- a CDS encoding bifunctional heptose 7-phosphate kinase/heptose 1-phosphate adenyltransferase; its protein translation is MVILDTPFEAHLRAIADRLFSLIDRFSQAKVLVIGDLTLDEFLTGQVERVSREAPVMILRHEQTERTPGGGANAVYNLAKLGAQVQAVGLVGDDEQGIALKNLFAQAGIDTAGIFVDPDRPTVTKTRISGHARQSVTQQIVRIDRKSDRIPALELQQQLAAYIRQYVHFVDAVVCSDYGDYTLSQPVIDAALFHPYTVVDAQHSLDRYRGAFLFTPNLPEAEKAVGYEITDDQTLSRAGRDLLERTKAKFILITRGDAGMTLFDRSGVEQTIPAFNRTEVFDVTGAGDTVAAALTLALTAGASPWEAAILGNLAASLVVRQFGTATTTQAAMQATLKDILSGTQEARITEPLRERAASPETFRNI